Genomic DNA from Candidatus Dojkabacteria bacterium:
TCTATTGATAAATCACTCGCAATTGCACCTTCATCACTAATAATTGCATTAACCTTAGGAAGCAGTGGAATCAAACGATTGTCCAACCGATCAGTTACAAGAATAAAGTCTGAATCTTTTACGTATTCAGTTATTTGCGGTACTTTGTCGAGTAGTCGACTACTTATTAAAAGCGCTTTTCCGGAAACAGTTACTTTTACACCGTTTGTGGAATTCCCGGTAACAATTGGCTGTCCGTCGGAAATTGATTTAGATTTATTTTTGGCTTTCTTTTGATTAATTTCTTTTAGAAGATCGTCAACCACACTACTGTCTATTTCGAGCTTATCGGTAAGCTCTTCTTTTTTAAGCCCATACGATACAGCAGTTTTGGTTTGTAAGATCCAGAGCTGTCCTCCCGAAAACGCCCATTCTATTTCCAATTCGGAGCCAACACCTTTTTCAAGCATTGTCGCAATCTCGGATAACTCAAGAATTATGTGATCGGATAGTTTTGCCCTACGTTGCCATGCAGCTGAGATTTCTATTTTTTTGTCATTATTCATGCTACCCCGCCTTGGCACATCGCGCACAAGCATCCACTCCTGTGGTGAAATTACTTTTTCAATTATTCGAAGGTCTTTTTGATCGATAATATATTGATCAGGAGTGATTAATCCGTCGGCAATTGTGTTGCCAAGTCCAAAAACGGCTTCTATCATAAGTTCATCAGCCTTGCGATTTATTGGATTCCTTGTAAATACTACACCCGCACTCTCGGACTGGACCATTTTTTGAATAACGATTGCAAGTTTAACATTTGATAAATCAATTCCATTATTAACAAGAAATCTACGCACGTCTTTGTCCCAATAGGCTCGATATACTTCTTCTACAGCCTTTACAACATCATCCTCCCCCCGGATATTAAGCAATGTGTCAACTTGACCTGCAAAATTAACAAGCTTTTTGTCGGTCGGTAAAACTATTGACGGTCTGATAGCTACCCATGCATCGGAAAAGCCTGAAAGTCTGGCGTAATTTTTAAGTATTAACGTAACAACCTCATCGGGTAAGTTTACGTTTGGAGTGGGTTTTTCCACCTGAACTTTAACCGATGTATCTTTTATAGCTCCTAAAAATTCTGAAAAAACAATATCGAATACGTTTGATGTTATAACAAAATACTTTGGGACAGGAATATCGAATGGGCTAATTCTTACAATACTAAAACCTTTTAAACCACATAGCGAATAGAGATTCTCGTTATACTTTTCAACTAATTCTCTTGTAATGTCATCGTAATGAATGGAAAACAGATCGTCTTTGGGTGACTTTTTAGAAGTAAATATACTCAAATCTAGGCAGTTTAAAATAATCCAAACAATTATATCAACTCATTATAATATCGTCAATTTCGAATCTTTTTCTCTCTCTCAGAAATTGAATAATCGATAATGATTTTGACAATTGCGGCTACAGGTATTGAAATAAATGCACCCAACGGTCCCATCAGCTTCCCACCTACAAGGACTGTCAAAAGAATTGCAAGTGAAGGCAATGAAACTGATTTTGACATAACTTTGGGAACTATGAAATAGTTTTCAATCTGCTGAAGTATAACAAATCCAACAATTACTCCAATTGCTTGGTAAATATTTCCACCGGCGATTGCAATTACGACAGGAATTATTGCAGAAATGAGTGGACCTAAATTGGGTATAACCTCGAGCAATCCGGCCAAAAGCGCAAGCGGCAACGCCAATGGAACGGAAAGTAACGATAGGATAATCCACGAAAACACAAATATGATTACACACAAGATTAATTGACCTTGTAACCAATAACCCATTTTCTCGTTTATTGTCTCGATTAGGTTGTGAATGTTCTTTCTTTTTTTAATATCTGCAATTAGATTCAGGATACCTATCATCATGTCATCATACATAAACGAAAGAGACGGAGATATAATAAATATGGTTAGAACAGCAACAGCAACACCGATTACATTATTTGCAAAACCGATTCCCTGTTGAAGCAAATCCATTGATAAAAATCCTTTGAAAGTCTCTCTTAGCGAGTTACCAATGTCAATTGAGGAAGGATCTATTCCCCAAAGTTTAATAAAGTCAGCTATGAACCCGTAAT
This window encodes:
- a CDS encoding AI-2E family transporter — its product is MDEKQVIKIEISKDTIVRVMLVCVLGLGIWYTLSRVWDVFIILFLSYILSVALRPTIKALSKNNRSKAVSIIVVHAVFSLLLVLVTGFIIVPIVNELPNLFQNLESSLENIVTNYGFIADFIKLWGIDPSSIDIGNSLRETFKGFLSMDLLQQGIGFANNVIGVAVAVLTIFIISPSLSFMYDDMMIGILNLIADIKKRKNIHNLIETINEKMGYWLQGQLILCVIIFVFSWIILSLLSVPLALPLALLAGLLEVIPNLGPLISAIIPVVIAIAGGNIYQAIGVIVGFVILQQIENYFIVPKVMSKSVSLPSLAILLTVLVGGKLMGPLGAFISIPVAAIVKIIIDYSISEREKKIRN